One segment of Drosophila mauritiana strain mau12 chromosome 3R, ASM438214v1, whole genome shotgun sequence DNA contains the following:
- the LOC117145447 gene encoding putative transcription factor capicua isoform X9 yields the protein MNAFQDFELGAKLYLQCLLSLSSSRSATPSYTSPVNHAGASPLNAIAHSPVNVSATHRQNFFTPIANQSQQQQQQQQPVAVPLDSKWKTTPSPVLYNANNTSSSSNNNNTSSSNNNNKIWEVGSNGNTHVAASAAGTSTVGAQPLPPQTTPVSLVMHAPPPQQHPLQQQHHHHQPPPPPPASLPAPSAPPTSGSSSSHNSVGHATSVIRISSSQQQHQQHQQQPHPHVVVSGGQTFHPVIVDATQLSVPLPPTTVSFHQPNTPTSTAASVASMSQDKMLAKNGYNTPWFKLLPHMTPMSKASPAPVTPTLTTSASSYNVVMMQQQQQHQQLQQQQQLQQQQQSPPQMPLNHNNNHLIVPAPLSSPGKPLNCSMNDAKAAAAAAAAAVANQRQQQQQEEPDDQLDDDVFETTTPGISANNKKQTVAMRLPTHNSNIRKLEECHDDGAAGAPATSAAKRRSQSLSALQQQQQQQQQQAGAAGTAAGQPANKKIRRPMNAFMIFSKKHRKMVHKKHPNQDNRTVSKILGEWWYALKPEQKAQYHELASSVKDAHFKLHPEWKWCSKDRRKSSTSTATPGGKAGGAAGTGDAKQRLVSVDGSDSLEHDMCPSTPGGSGSCGGQGMSSDLQGDIIPLTIDNYNSTCDEAPTTISMKGNGNGKLMKNELPSDEDEQMLVVEEEQQQQPAKKIDLHCRERVNDSDMDDTPFDYRKQQPEANQRSAEEHNTSGANGQAINAPPLSGGEREITLKPKAIKAHPVLESNMLPYTQMSIYTQYTSPKNPIGVTPFQPTGGAFKSMPISPKGSGGKPEDAGSLQAHIKQEDIKQEPPSPYKLNNGSGSAAGGGVVSAPPQNCGSVGAIFNFNVPTATALSQKQFHYPMHHPHRSPTDLRAAHQACVPSSPAGMGLGHAANIATPPASAPAQIMGGGPASQKMFFAMGHPYTLLQRSHQPGTPSLEHLQLDAFAPGGYTLRNHNGLSSLPPPVSAQPTMLLHGYPPSHSAEPPARSPSYKSMPSTPKSATYLMSAPPERGMDGGMSGCASAAASGGDESDIDADGQQFILAPTPAQLGRAPLQRRKNLSQSKSESNVSFGGNLGASNGQHISRKLHSPTMMESSSPIIGHVNSSNLSSALPTPTSSTTTPNSDEQLPLTPTTSSSNSNINQQPKSPMKSAPGSTAAALKKKNDEMNNSVLKQVDFEKKYKALPQFQPEDCQSPSAIAVPSSPRVYGTNYRKKNTAPPPVQKLMCEDDSIDEPASAPPTTTQRFFGPDFNNELKELESSDQTGRSPRTPKTPLQSARSDASEKGHRKVLETRRSLVLQLFAEHGNFPTAQATMAFQSKHSDVFPRKQDLQLKIREVRQKLLGQASCTPHSAGPNTPSDSNSSSTTLSASSTSLNMQATSAADVFQYY from the exons ATGAATGCGTTCCAGGACTTTGAGCTGGGGGCCAAACTATATCTGCAGTGCTTAT TATCTCTGAGCAGCTCCCGATCTGCCACGCCCTCCTACACCTCACCTGTTAACCACGCCGGAGCTTCTCCTCTGAATGCCATTGCCCACTCGCCGGTGAATGTGTCCGCCACTCATAGGCAGAACTTTTTCACACCCATTGCCAACCAgtcgcagcaacaacaacagcagcaacaacctgTGGCCGTACCGCTCGACTCCAAGTGGAAAACAACACCCAGTCCGGTGCTCTACAATGCCAAtaacaccagcagcagcagcaataacaacaacaccagcagcagcaacaacaacaacaaaatctGGGAGGTGGGCAGCAATGGCAATACTCATGTTGCAGCTTCGGCAGCAGGAACATCAACAGTTGGCGCTCAACCACTGCCGCCGCAAACGACACCCGTTTCGCTGGTGATGCACGCCCCACCGCCGCAGCAGCAcccactgcagcagcagcaccaccatcaccaacCGCCTCCACCGCCACCTGCCAGTTTGCCAGCGCCATCGGCACCACCcaccagcggcagcagcagcagccacaacagCGTGGGTCATGCCACCAGCGTTATACGCATTTCaagcagccagcagcaacatcagcagcaccagcagcagccacatccGCATGTGGTGGTGAGCGGCGGACAGACTTTTCATCCCGTAATCGTGGACGCCACTCAGCTATCAGTGCCGCTGCCACCCACAACGGTTTCATTTCATCAGCCCAACACGCCCACCTCAACAGCGGCATCAGTGGCTTCAATGAGCCAGGACAAGATGCTGGCAAAAAACG GCTACAATACGCCCTGGTTCAAGCTGTTGCCGCATATGACGCCTATGAGCAAGGCGTCGCCAGCTCCGGTCACTCCGACCCTAACCACATCGGCAAGCAGTTACAACGTTGTGAtgatgcaacagcagcagcaacatcagcagcttcaacaacagcagcaactacagcagcagcaacagtcgCCACCCCAGATGCCGCTGaaccacaacaacaatcaTCTGATTGTGCCCGCCCCACTAAGCTCGCCGGGCAAGCCACTCAACTGCTCAATGAACGATGCcaaggcggcggcggcagcggcagcggccgCAGTTGCCAACCAgaggcaacagcagcagcaggaggagccgGACGATCAGCTGGACGATGATGTGTTTGAGACCACGACGCCCGGGATCAGCGCCAACAATAAGAAACAAACTGTGGCTATGCGGCTGCCCAcccacaacagcaacataCGAAAGCTGGAGGAATGCCATGATGATGGAGCTGCAGGTGCACCAGCCACATCGGCTGCCAAGCGGAGGAGTCAATCGTTGAGCGccctgcagcaacagcagcagcagcagcaacagcaggccGGAGCGGCAGGAACAGCAGCTGGGCAACCGGCGAACAAGAAAATCCGAAGACCCATGAATGCTTTTATGATCTTCTCAAAGAAACATCGGAAAATGGTGCACAAGAAGCATCCGAATCAGGACAACCGTACGGTCAGCAAGATTCTGGGCGAGTGGTGGTACGCCCTGAAGCCAGAGCAGAAGGCTCAGTATCATGAGCTGGCCAGCTCTGTTAAGGATGCACACTTCAAGCTGCATCCGGAATGGAAGTGGTGCTCCAAAGATCGCCGCAAGTCATCCACCTCGACAGCCACGCCGGGTGGAAAGGCGGGCGGAGCAGCCGGAACAGGTGACGCTAAGCAGCGCCTGGTCTCGGTGGATGGTTCCGATTCCTTGGAGCACGATATGTGCCCCTCAACGCCAGGAGGCAGCGGCAGCTGCGGTGGTCAGGGCATGTCCTCCGATTTGCAGGGCGATATAATACCGCTGACGATTGACAACTATAATAGCACCTGTGATGAGGCCCCAACTACGATCTCGATGAAGGGCAACGGAAACGGAAAGCTGATGAAGAACGAGTTGCCATCGGACGAAGACGAGCAGATGctggtggtggaggaggagcagcaacagcagccagcGAAAAAGATTGACCTGCACTGCCGCGAGCGGGTGAATGACTCGGACATGGACGACACACCCTTTGACTACCGCAAGCAGCAGCCAGAGGCCAATCAG CGTTCGGCAGAGGAGCACAATACATCTGGTGCGAATGGCCAGGCCATAAACGCACCGCCGCTCAGCGGAGGAGAGCGCGAGATCACACTCAAACCGAAGGCTATCAAAGCACATCCGGTGCTGGAGAGCAACATGCTGCCATACACCCAGATGTCCATCTACACGCAGTACACTAGTCCCAAGAACCCAATCGGTGTAACACCATTCCAACCCACAG GCGGCGCCTTCAAATCGATGCCCATCAGCCCCAAGGGCAGCGGTGGCAAGCCGGAGGACGCTGGCTCCCTGCAGGCACACATCAAGCAGGAGGACATCAAACAGGAACCGCCATCGCCATACAAGCTGAACAATGGTTCGGGATCCGCCGCCGGAGGGGGCGTGGTCAGTGCTCCGCCGCAGAATTGTGGTAGCGTCGGTGCCATCTTCAACTTCAATGTGCCAACGGCGACGGCTTTGAGTCAGAAGCAGTTTCACTACCCGATGCATCATCCCCATCGCAGTCCCACGGATCTTAGAG CTGCCCACCAGGCGTGTGTGCCATCGTCGCCAGCGGGCATGGGATTGGGGCATGCGGCCAACATTGCCACACCTCCAGCATCGGCGCCTGCTCAGATCATGGGAGGCGGTCCAGCCAGTCAGAAGATGTTCTTCGCCATGGGTCATCCG TATACGTTGCTGCAGCGCTCCCACCAACCGGGCACTCCCAGCCTGGAGCACTTGCAGCTGGATGCCTTCGCGCCAGGAGGTTACACTTTGAGGAACCACAATGGCCTGTCTTCCCTGCCGCCGCCCGTGAGTGCGCAACCCACGATGCTGCTGCACGGATACCCGCCCAGCCATAGTGCCGAACCACCGGCTAGATCGCCCTCGTACAAATCGATGCCATCTACCCCAAAGTCGGCCACATATCTCATGAGTGCGCCACCGGAGCGAGGCATGGATGGAGGAATGAGTGGATGTGCATCAGCAGCGGCAAGCGGTGGGGATGAGAGCGACATAGACGCGGATGGACAGCAGTTTATTTTGGCACCCACTCCTGCGCAGTTGGGTCGAGCTCCACTGCAGAGGCGGAAGAATCTAT CTCAAAGCAAATCAGAGAGCAATGTGTCCTTTGGGGGTAACCTGGGGGCCAGCAATGGACAGCACATAAGTCGCAAGCTGCACTCACCCACAATGATGGAATCCTCATCGCCCATCATAGGCCACGTGAACAGCAGCAACCTTAGCTCGGCCCTGCCCACGCCCACGTCCTCGACGACAACACCAAACAGTGATGAGCAACTGCCACTGACGCCGacaaccagcagcagcaacagtaaCATAAATCAGCAGCCCAAGTCACCGATGAAAAGTGCTCCAGGATCAACGGCAGCGGCCCTAAAAAAGAAGAACGATGAGATGAATAA CAGTGTGCTCAAGCAGGTAGATTTCGAGAAGAAGTACAAGGCCCTGCCGCAGTTCCAGCCTGAGGATTGCCAGTCGCCCAGTGCCATTGCGGTGCCCTCATCGCCACGCGTCTACGGCACGAATTACCGCAAGAAGAACACGGCTCCACCGCCGGTTCAGAAGCTAA TGTGCGAGGACGACTCCATTGACGAACCAGCATCGGCACCGCCTACGACCACCCAGCGATTCTTTGGTCCGGACTTTAACAACGAGCTAAAGG AACTGGAGAGCTCTGACCAAACGGGCCGCTCACCCAGGACGCCAAAGACACCGCTACAAAGCGCTCGGTCCGATGCCAGTGAGAAAGGACACCGCAAGGTCCTGGAGACGCGTCGCAGCCTGGTCCTGCAGTTGTTTGCCGAGCACGGTAACTTTCCCACTGCCCAGGCCACCATGGCCTTTCAG TCTAAGCACAGCGATGTCTTTCCGCGCAAGCAAGATCTGCAGCTGAAGATTCGGGAGGTGCGCCAGAAGCTGCTGGGCCAAGCATCTTGCACTCCACACTCGGCGGGCCCCAACACGCCGTCTGACTCCAACTCGTCGTCGACCACATTGAGTGCCAGTAGCACCAGCTTGAATATGCAGGCCACCAGTGCGGCAG ATGTTTTTCAATATTACTGA
- the LOC117145447 gene encoding putative transcription factor capicua isoform X6, translated as MLSAANATATATHGAAAVAIAAAETYVITNKQQQQHQQQQQVFVVAANKMVIPATGATIAGIPTATTTAAAESTATQQHQQHQQQQQQQHVLFQPHLQTTTATAATCSTPQQQQPPQPRQHPKKRKFDPAELDKTEQHPQQQQQVSLQKQQKPADTTGNGDGLANGNQQHRMIVSCGAGAGNNSSNSSSSSSNNSSHSSSDIKQQQQQQPQRIIIASPQHASGSTYKQHVASGNNSHAATINHQQRTHTPTTAVYYQQQQQQQQQQQRFSFNSNNQQHVQEQHQQQQQQQQSLLDLSEWNNTRVLAKIQNNYAPGIIRHAQEASPDSILVEFDSTDLGLLLYTDVLHQGRNHVILDASPPMADITLDARVCVRQRVEGRGSGSFVYVEGIITDINQATKQYSVQLIGDEMATTKVVRRADLRLLQPPWWDELNELTPSGGASAPASSAKRKVSAAGAGAAACEAMAVPSGNIVYPKAATGAPLTFVATRSDGKLPTAPPTSSHQQAQQQLVKQEEYYRTTATSPFQTRPPLAGPSHGSEQVVQATQSHPQQYNGLADIVISPCSNGQHLKMQQQQQQQSSRGYDDYDSDDELKRVGIGYSPAAGDLDTEKMSACSKRSSMQSRGSTSSLLDQRLTPRSHPATPRSQATTPHRFKKGDIVESESGVRKKYNGKQWRRLCMLCTKESQRRGYCSRHLNQKGNTSALPSSTGPGRLLSDSRSSSKTQIDEDTSRDSETSPNYRVKGRYDQEETDAAVMLVSLSSSRSATPSYTSPVNHAGASPLNAIAHSPVNVSATHRQNFFTPIANQSQQQQQQQQPVAVPLDSKWKTTPSPVLYNANNTSSSSNNNNTSSSNNNNKIWEVGSNGNTHVAASAAGTSTVGAQPLPPQTTPVSLVMHAPPPQQHPLQQQHHHHQPPPPPPASLPAPSAPPTSGSSSSHNSVGHATSVIRISSSQQQHQQHQQQPHPHVVVSGGQTFHPVIVDATQLSVPLPPTTVSFHQPNTPTSTAASVASMSQDKMLAKNGYNTPWFKLLPHMTPMSKASPAPVTPTLTTSASSYNVVMMQQQQQHQQLQQQQQLQQQQQSPPQMPLNHNNNHLIVPAPLSSPGKPLNCSMNDAKAAAAAAAAAVANQRQQQQQEEPDDQLDDDVFETTTPGISANNKKQTVAMRLPTHNSNIRKLEECHDDGAAGAPATSAAKRRSQSLSALQQQQQQQQQQAGAAGTAAGQPANKKIRRPMNAFMIFSKKHRKMVHKKHPNQDNRTVSKILGEWWYALKPEQKAQYHELASSVKDAHFKLHPEWKWCSKDRRKSSTSTATPGGKAGGAAGTGDAKQRLVSVDGSDSLEHDMCPSTPGGSGSCGGQGMSSDLQGDIIPLTIDNYNSTCDEAPTTISMKGNGNGKLMKNELPSDEDEQMLVVEEEQQQQPAKKIDLHCRERVNDSDMDDTPFDYRKQQPEANQRSAEEHNTSGANGQAINAPPLSGGEREITLKPKAIKAHPVLESNMLPYTQMSIYTQYTSPKNPIGVTPFQPTGGAFKSMPISPKGSGGKPEDAGSLQAHIKQEDIKQEPPSPYKLNNGSGSAAGGGVVSAPPQNCGSVGAIFNFNVPTATALSQKQFHYPMHHPHRSPTDLRAAHQACVPSSPAGMGLGHAANIATPPASAPAQIMGGGPASQKMFFAMGHPYTLLQRSHQPGTPSLEHLQLDAFAPGGYTLRNHNGLSSLPPPVSAQPTMLLHGYPPSHSAEPPARSPSYKSMPSTPKSATYLMSAPPERGMDGGMSGCASAAASGGDESDIDADGQQFILAPTPAQLGRAPLQRRKNLSQSKSESNVSFGGNLGASNGQHISRKLHSPTMMESSSPIIGHVNSSNLSSALPTPTSSTTTPNSDEQLPLTPTTSSSNSNINQQPKSPMKSAPGSTAAALKKKNDEMNNSVLKQVDFEKKYKALPQFQPEDCQSPSAIAVPSSPRVYGTNYRKKNTAPPPVQKLMCEDDSIDEPASAPPTTTQRFFGPDFNNELKELESSDQTGRSPRTPKTPLQSARSDASEKGHRKVLETRRSLVLQLFAEHGNFPTAQATMAFQSKHSDVFPRKQDLQLKIREVRQKLLGQASCTPHSAGPNTPSDSNSSSTTLSASSTSLNMQATSAADVFQYY; from the exons ATGCTCAGCGCTGccaatgcaactgcaacagcaacacatggagcagcagcagtcgcgATTGCCGCAGCCGAGACTTATGTCataacaaacaaacagcagcaacagcatcagcagcagcaacaagtaTTTGTAGTTGCCGCCAACAAAATGGTGATACCAGCAACGGGAGCAACGATCGCCGGTataccaacagcaacaacaacagcagccgcCGAGTCAACAGCAacgcagcagcaccagcaacaccaacagcagcagcagcagcaacatgtgcTGTTCCAGCCGCACCTACAGACAACAACCGCAACTGCAGCAACCTGCAGCACACctcagcaacagcaaccacCTCAGCCGCGGCAGCATCCCAAGAAGCGAAAGTTCGATCCAGCCGAGCTGGACAAGACCGAGCAGCatccccagcagcagcagcaagtgaGTCTGCAGAAGCAGCAGAAGCCCGCCGATACAACTGGCAACGGCGATGGCCTGGCCAACGGCAATCAGCAGCATCGCATGATCGTGAGTTGCGGTGCAGGCGCCGGCAACAAcagtagcaacagcagcagcagtagcagcaacaacagcagtcacagcagcagcgatatcaagcagcagcagcagcagcagccgcaacgtATTATCATTGCATCCCCGCAACATGCCAGCGGTAGTACTTACaagcaacatgttgccagcGGCAACAATAGTCACGCAGCCACAATCAATCATCaacaacgcacacacacgcccaCAACCGCCGTCTActaccaacagcagcagcagcaacaacagcaacaacaacgttTTAGCTTTAACTCAAACAATCAGCAACATGTACAGgaacaacaccagcagcagcagcaacagcagcaatccCTGCTCGATCTCAGCGAGTGGAACAACACGCGTGTCCTAGCCAAAATCCAGAATAACTATGCACCCGGGATAATACGCCACGCCCAGGAGGCGTCTCCCGACTCAATACTCGTGGAATTCGATTCCACCGACTTGGGATTACTGCTATATACGGATGTGTTGCACCAGGGTCGTAACCATGTGATACTCGATGCCAGCCCGCCTATGGCGGAT ATTACGTTGGATGCCCGTGTCTGCGTGCGTCAGCGGGTGGAAGGTCGTGGCTCCGGAAGCTTCGTCTACGTAGAGGGCATCATTACGGACATCAACCAGGCCACGAAGCAATACAGCGTGCAACTGATCGGCGATGAAATG GCCACCACCAAGGTTGTGCGCCGTGCCGATCTACGGCTCCTGCAGCCGCCTTGGTGGGACGAGCTCAACGAACTGACACCCTCGGGTGGAGCAAGTGCTCCAGCATCCAGTGCCAAGCGAAAGGTGTCGGCagcgggagcaggagcagcagcttgCGAGGCAATGGCCGTGCCCAGTGGCAATATCGTTTACCCGAAGGCGGCCACCGGCGCGCCATTGACCTTCGTGGCCACGCGCTCCGATGGCAAGCTGCCGACGGCACCACCCACGTCCTCCCATcagcaggcgcagcagcaactggTGAAACAAGAAGAGTATTATCGGACGACGGCCACGTCGCCTTTCCAGACGCGACCCCCACTCGCCGGCCCCTCCCACGGATCGGAGCAAGTGGTCCAGGCGACGCAGTCGCATCCGCAGCAGTACAACGGCCTGGCGGACATCGTGATCTCTCCGTGCAGCAATGGGCAGCACCTcaagatgcagcagcagcagcagcagcagtcgtcGCGGGGCTACGACGACTACGACTCGGACGATGAACTCAAAAGGGTCGGCATCGGATACTCGCCAGCGGCCGGCGACCTGGACACGGAGAAGATGAGCGCCTGCAGCAAGCGGAGCAGCATGCAGAGCCGCGGCAGCACGTCCAGTCTTCTCGACCAGAGGCTCACACCCCGATCTCATCCAGCAACACCAAG ATCTCAGGCCACTACGCCGCACCGCTTCAAGAAGGGAGACATCGTGGAGTCGGAGTCCGGCGTGCGGAAGAAGTACAACGGGAAGCAGTGGCGCCGCCTGTGCATGCTCTGCACCAAGGAATCTCAGCGGCGCGGCTACTGCTCACGGCACCTCAACCAGAAGGGCAACACCAGTGCCCTGCCCTCGTCCACGGGACCGGGTCGTCTGCTCAG TGACAGTCGATCGAGCAGTAAGACGCAGATCGATGAGGACACCTCTCGCGACTCGGAGACGTCGCCCAACTATCGGGTCAAAGGTCGCTACGATCAGGAGGAGACCGATGCGGCCGTCATGCTGG TATCTCTGAGCAGCTCCCGATCTGCCACGCCCTCCTACACCTCACCTGTTAACCACGCCGGAGCTTCTCCTCTGAATGCCATTGCCCACTCGCCGGTGAATGTGTCCGCCACTCATAGGCAGAACTTTTTCACACCCATTGCCAACCAgtcgcagcaacaacaacagcagcaacaacctgTGGCCGTACCGCTCGACTCCAAGTGGAAAACAACACCCAGTCCGGTGCTCTACAATGCCAAtaacaccagcagcagcagcaataacaacaacaccagcagcagcaacaacaacaacaaaatctGGGAGGTGGGCAGCAATGGCAATACTCATGTTGCAGCTTCGGCAGCAGGAACATCAACAGTTGGCGCTCAACCACTGCCGCCGCAAACGACACCCGTTTCGCTGGTGATGCACGCCCCACCGCCGCAGCAGCAcccactgcagcagcagcaccaccatcaccaacCGCCTCCACCGCCACCTGCCAGTTTGCCAGCGCCATCGGCACCACCcaccagcggcagcagcagcagccacaacagCGTGGGTCATGCCACCAGCGTTATACGCATTTCaagcagccagcagcaacatcagcagcaccagcagcagccacatccGCATGTGGTGGTGAGCGGCGGACAGACTTTTCATCCCGTAATCGTGGACGCCACTCAGCTATCAGTGCCGCTGCCACCCACAACGGTTTCATTTCATCAGCCCAACACGCCCACCTCAACAGCGGCATCAGTGGCTTCAATGAGCCAGGACAAGATGCTGGCAAAAAACG GCTACAATACGCCCTGGTTCAAGCTGTTGCCGCATATGACGCCTATGAGCAAGGCGTCGCCAGCTCCGGTCACTCCGACCCTAACCACATCGGCAAGCAGTTACAACGTTGTGAtgatgcaacagcagcagcaacatcagcagcttcaacaacagcagcaactacagcagcagcaacagtcgCCACCCCAGATGCCGCTGaaccacaacaacaatcaTCTGATTGTGCCCGCCCCACTAAGCTCGCCGGGCAAGCCACTCAACTGCTCAATGAACGATGCcaaggcggcggcggcagcggcagcggccgCAGTTGCCAACCAgaggcaacagcagcagcaggaggagccgGACGATCAGCTGGACGATGATGTGTTTGAGACCACGACGCCCGGGATCAGCGCCAACAATAAGAAACAAACTGTGGCTATGCGGCTGCCCAcccacaacagcaacataCGAAAGCTGGAGGAATGCCATGATGATGGAGCTGCAGGTGCACCAGCCACATCGGCTGCCAAGCGGAGGAGTCAATCGTTGAGCGccctgcagcaacagcagcagcagcagcaacagcaggccGGAGCGGCAGGAACAGCAGCTGGGCAACCGGCGAACAAGAAAATCCGAAGACCCATGAATGCTTTTATGATCTTCTCAAAGAAACATCGGAAAATGGTGCACAAGAAGCATCCGAATCAGGACAACCGTACGGTCAGCAAGATTCTGGGCGAGTGGTGGTACGCCCTGAAGCCAGAGCAGAAGGCTCAGTATCATGAGCTGGCCAGCTCTGTTAAGGATGCACACTTCAAGCTGCATCCGGAATGGAAGTGGTGCTCCAAAGATCGCCGCAAGTCATCCACCTCGACAGCCACGCCGGGTGGAAAGGCGGGCGGAGCAGCCGGAACAGGTGACGCTAAGCAGCGCCTGGTCTCGGTGGATGGTTCCGATTCCTTGGAGCACGATATGTGCCCCTCAACGCCAGGAGGCAGCGGCAGCTGCGGTGGTCAGGGCATGTCCTCCGATTTGCAGGGCGATATAATACCGCTGACGATTGACAACTATAATAGCACCTGTGATGAGGCCCCAACTACGATCTCGATGAAGGGCAACGGAAACGGAAAGCTGATGAAGAACGAGTTGCCATCGGACGAAGACGAGCAGATGctggtggtggaggaggagcagcaacagcagccagcGAAAAAGATTGACCTGCACTGCCGCGAGCGGGTGAATGACTCGGACATGGACGACACACCCTTTGACTACCGCAAGCAGCAGCCAGAGGCCAATCAG CGTTCGGCAGAGGAGCACAATACATCTGGTGCGAATGGCCAGGCCATAAACGCACCGCCGCTCAGCGGAGGAGAGCGCGAGATCACACTCAAACCGAAGGCTATCAAAGCACATCCGGTGCTGGAGAGCAACATGCTGCCATACACCCAGATGTCCATCTACACGCAGTACACTAGTCCCAAGAACCCAATCGGTGTAACACCATTCCAACCCACAG GCGGCGCCTTCAAATCGATGCCCATCAGCCCCAAGGGCAGCGGTGGCAAGCCGGAGGACGCTGGCTCCCTGCAGGCACACATCAAGCAGGAGGACATCAAACAGGAACCGCCATCGCCATACAAGCTGAACAATGGTTCGGGATCCGCCGCCGGAGGGGGCGTGGTCAGTGCTCCGCCGCAGAATTGTGGTAGCGTCGGTGCCATCTTCAACTTCAATGTGCCAACGGCGACGGCTTTGAGTCAGAAGCAGTTTCACTACCCGATGCATCATCCCCATCGCAGTCCCACGGATCTTAGAG CTGCCCACCAGGCGTGTGTGCCATCGTCGCCAGCGGGCATGGGATTGGGGCATGCGGCCAACATTGCCACACCTCCAGCATCGGCGCCTGCTCAGATCATGGGAGGCGGTCCAGCCAGTCAGAAGATGTTCTTCGCCATGGGTCATCCG TATACGTTGCTGCAGCGCTCCCACCAACCGGGCACTCCCAGCCTGGAGCACTTGCAGCTGGATGCCTTCGCGCCAGGAGGTTACACTTTGAGGAACCACAATGGCCTGTCTTCCCTGCCGCCGCCCGTGAGTGCGCAACCCACGATGCTGCTGCACGGATACCCGCCCAGCCATAGTGCCGAACCACCGGCTAGATCGCCCTCGTACAAATCGATGCCATCTACCCCAAAGTCGGCCACATATCTCATGAGTGCGCCACCGGAGCGAGGCATGGATGGAGGAATGAGTGGATGTGCATCAGCAGCGGCAAGCGGTGGGGATGAGAGCGACATAGACGCGGATGGACAGCAGTTTATTTTGGCACCCACTCCTGCGCAGTTGGGTCGAGCTCCACTGCAGAGGCGGAAGAATCTAT CTCAAAGCAAATCAGAGAGCAATGTGTCCTTTGGGGGTAACCTGGGGGCCAGCAATGGACAGCACATAAGTCGCAAGCTGCACTCACCCACAATGATGGAATCCTCATCGCCCATCATAGGCCACGTGAACAGCAGCAACCTTAGCTCGGCCCTGCCCACGCCCACGTCCTCGACGACAACACCAAACAGTGATGAGCAACTGCCACTGACGCCGacaaccagcagcagcaacagtaaCATAAATCAGCAGCCCAAGTCACCGATGAAAAGTGCTCCAGGATCAACGGCAGCGGCCCTAAAAAAGAAGAACGATGAGATGAATAA CAGTGTGCTCAAGCAGGTAGATTTCGAGAAGAAGTACAAGGCCCTGCCGCAGTTCCAGCCTGAGGATTGCCAGTCGCCCAGTGCCATTGCGGTGCCCTCATCGCCACGCGTCTACGGCACGAATTACCGCAAGAAGAACACGGCTCCACCGCCGGTTCAGAAGCTAA TGTGCGAGGACGACTCCATTGACGAACCAGCATCGGCACCGCCTACGACCACCCAGCGATTCTTTGGTCCGGACTTTAACAACGAGCTAAAGG AACTGGAGAGCTCTGACCAAACGGGCCGCTCACCCAGGACGCCAAAGACACCGCTACAAAGCGCTCGGTCCGATGCCAGTGAGAAAGGACACCGCAAGGTCCTGGAGACGCGTCGCAGCCTGGTCCTGCAGTTGTTTGCCGAGCACGGTAACTTTCCCACTGCCCAGGCCACCATGGCCTTTCAG TCTAAGCACAGCGATGTCTTTCCGCGCAAGCAAGATCTGCAGCTGAAGATTCGGGAGGTGCGCCAGAAGCTGCTGGGCCAAGCATCTTGCACTCCACACTCGGCGGGCCCCAACACGCCGTCTGACTCCAACTCGTCGTCGACCACATTGAGTGCCAGTAGCACCAGCTTGAATATGCAGGCCACCAGTGCGGCAG ATGTTTTTCAATATTACTGA